Proteins encoded together in one Solanum lycopersicum chromosome 7, SLM_r2.1 window:
- the LOC101244095 gene encoding aspartyl protease family protein 2, with translation MVTKFHFFNLLFLFLFSSGCAVASGGFYSFRNMNSSVSGIVLPEHPSFNGVSSSANSDCNYGVSEKSTTHSIAQELDGSEDVSDVSNQQKEESVKFHLRHRSEKIEAEDSVFRDLSRIQTLHTRIVEKKNQNTNSRLAKSSEKHEIASAHAPVAAASPPLESLSYELSGKLMATLESGVSLGSGEYFMDVFVGTPPKHFSLILDTGSDLNWLQCVPCYDCFEQNGPHYDPKDSTSFRNISCHEPRCQFVTSPDPPQPCKSVNQTCPYYYWYGDSSNTTGDFALETFTVNLTTPSGSEFRKVEDVMFGCGHWNRGLFHGAAGLLGLGRGPLSFASQLQSLYGHSFSYCLVDRNSNSSVSSKLIFGEDKDLLKHPQLNFTSLVGGKDNPAETFYYVQIKSVIVGGEVLNIPKETWNLSPEGVGGTIIDSGTTLSYFAEPAYEIVKEAFVKKVKSYPIVQHFPILNPCYNVSGVKNVEFPSFGIVFGDGAVWNFPVENYFIKLEPDIICLAILGTPRSALSIIGNYQQQNFHILYDTKRSRLGYAPTRCADV, from the coding sequence ATGGTGACaaagtttcattttttcaatttgttgTTCCTGTTCTTGTTTTCATCTGGTTGTGCGGTGGCATCTGGAGGATTTTACAGTTTTAGAAATATGAATTCGAGTGTTTCTGGGATTGTATTACCTGAGCATCCAAGCTTCAATGGTGTTTCTTCTTCTGCAAACTCAGATTGCAACTATGGGGTTTCTGAGAAATCAACAACTCATTCAATAGCTCAAGAACTAGATGGGTCTGAAGATGTCTCAGATGTTTCTAACCAGCAAAAAGAGGAATCTGTCAAGTTTCATTTAAGGCACAGATCAGAAAAAATTGAGGCTGAAGACTCAGTTTTTAGGGATTTGAGTAGGATTCAGACATTGCATACAAGGATTGTTGAGAAGAAAAATCAGAATACTAATTCAAGACTTGCTAAAAGTAGTGAAAAACATGAGATTGCTTCTGCTCATGCTCCGGTAGCCGCCGCCTCGCCGCCACTGGAATCTCTGTCTTATGAGCTATCTGGGAAGCTCATGGCAACTTTGGAGTCAGGGGTGAGTCTTGGTTCAGGAGAGTATTTCATGGATGTATTTGTGGGTACACCTCCTAAGCATTTTTCTTTGATTCTTGATACTGGTAGTGATCTTAATTGGCTTCAATGTGTTCCTTGTTATGATTGTTTTGAACAAAATGGCCCCCATTATGATCCTAAAGACTCTACTTCTTTTAGAAATATAAGTTGTCATGAACCTAGGTGTCAATTTGTTACATCCCCTGATCCTCCACAGCCTTGTAAGTCTGTGAATCAGACTTGCCCTTATTACTATTGGTATGGTGATAGCTCCAATACGACTGGCGATTTCGCTCTAGAAACGTTTACTGTTAACCTCACGACCCCGAGTGGGAGTGAGTTTAGGAAGGTGGAAGATGTGATGTTTGGTTGTGGTCATTGGAATAGAGGGTTGTTTCATGGTGCTGCTGGTTTGTTAGGACTTGGGAGAGGGCCACTTTCCTTTGCCTCTCAGCTTCAATCTTTGTATGGTCATTCTTTTTCGTACTGCCTTGTGGATAGGAATAGCAATTCTAGTGTAAGCAGcaaattgatttttggtgaagatAAGGATCTTTTGAAGCATCCACAATTGAACTTTACTTCATTGGTTGGTGGCAAAGATAACCCTGCAGAGACTTTCTACTATGTGCAGATAAAATCTGTCATAGTTGGAGGAGAGGTACTGAATATACCGAAGGAGACGTGGAATTTGTCTCCAGAAGGTGTTGGTGGTACAATCATTGATTCAGGAACCACATTGAGTTACTTTGCTGAACCAGCCTATGAGATTGTAAAAGAGGCATTTGTCAAGAAGGTCAAGAGCTATCCCATTGTACAACACTTCCCTATTTTGAATCCATGTTACAATGTGTCCGGAGTGAAGAACGTTGAATTTCCCTCGTTTGGAATTGTGTTTGGTGATGGAGCTGTATGGAATTTTCCAGTAGAGAACTACTTCATCAAACTTGAACCCGATATCATTTGTTTGGCAATTCTTGGGACTCCTCGGTCTGCTTTGTCGATAATTGGAAACTATCAACAGCAGAATTTTCATATCTTATATGACACCAAGAGGTCCAGACTGGGATATGCACCAACAAGATGTGCTgatgtttga
- the LOC101267139 gene encoding probable glycosyltransferase At5g03795 — MWCPKKLQLPSCLSSFSYTLAFLIFIPLVLVLVLVCTLGPQSSYVLSFSSSSWTWRSVGLLRSLTSYEEKDQHLQVVGLVTFNNSAKDSFSNRPGEGVEDIWKDEMNEGEKHRNETTGIVKRYNRLERVEAILAKARSSIREAARNGSMISNHEDPDYVPQGPIYRNTNAFHRSYLEMEKKFKIYVYEEGELPIFHNGPCRSIYSTEGRFIYEMEKGNMYRTKNPDEALVYFLPFSVVVMVRYLYVSGGPDSRHVIGRTVADYIHVISSRHSFWNTSLGADHFMLSCHDWGPHTTSYVPHLFNNSIRVLCNANTTEGFNPQKDVSLPEINLKTDDTIGIIGGPSPSRRSILAFFAGGLHGAIRNNLMQQWKGKDQDVLVYEELPSGESYESMLKNSKFCLCPSGYEVASPRVVEAIYAECVPVLISDGYVPPFSDVLNWNAFSVKVAVEDIPNIKKILMSISQTQYLRMQRRVKQVQRHFVMNGPSKRFDLFHMIVHSIWLRRLNIRV, encoded by the exons ATGTGGTGTCCCAAGAAACTCCAATTGCCTTCATGTTTGTCCTCTTTTTCTTATACTTTGGCTTTCTTGATTTTCATCCCTTTGGTTCTTGTTTTAGTCCTTGTTTGTACATTAGGCCCTCAGAGTTCTTATGTACTATCATTTAGTTCTTCTTCTTGGACATGGAGATCAGTTGGATTATTAAGATCTTTGACAAGTTATGAAGAGAAAGATCAGCATTTGCAAGTAGTTGGCCTAGTTACTTTCAACAACTCAGCAAAAGACTCATTTTCTAATCGACCCGGA GAAGGAGTTGAAGATATTTGGAAGGATGAAATGAATGAAGGAGAAAAGCATCGCAATGAAACGACTGGAATAGTTAAAAGGTATAACAGGTTGGAAAGGGTTGAGGCCATTTTAGCAAAAGCAAGGTCATCAATAAGAGAAGCTGCTAGAAATGGAAGCATGATATCGAATCATGAAGATCCTGATTATGTTCCTCAAGGTCCTATTTATCGGAACACAAATGCCTTTCACAG GAGCTATCTTGAAATGGAAAAGAAGTTCAAGATATATGTGTATGAGGAAGGTGAACTTCCAATATTCCATAATGGTCCATGTAGGAGTATATATTCAACAGAAGGAAGGTTCATTTATGAAATGGAAAAGGGAAATATGTACAGAACAAAAAATCCAGATGAGGCCTTAGTTTATTTCCTCCCATTTAGTGTGGTTGTAATGGTTAGATACTTATATGTCTCTGGTGGCCCTGACAGCAGACATGTCATTGGTAGAACAGTTGCTGATTATATTCATGTCATTTCTTCAAGACATTCCTTCTGGAATACAAGTCTTGGTGCTGATCACTTCATGCTCTCCTGCCATGATTGG GGACCACACACGACTTCATACGTGCCACATCTCTTCAACAATTCAATAAGAGTTCTATGCAATGCGAATACTACAGAAGGATTTAATCCTCAGAAAGATGTGTCATTACCTGAAATTAATCTCAAGACGGATGATACAATAGGAATCATTGGAGGTCCATCTCCATCAAGACGATCAATTCTTGCTTTCTTTGCTGGTGGTTTACATGGTGCCATAAGGAACAACTTGATGCAACAATGGAAAGGAAAAGACCAAGATGTTTTAGTTTACGAAGAACTACCATCAGGAGAATCTTATGAATCTATGTTGAAGAACAGTAAGTTTTGCCTGTGCCCGAGTGGCTATGAGGTTGCAAGCCCAAGAGTTGTTGAAGCAATTTACGCGGAGTGTGTTCCTGTGTTGatttcagatggttatgtgccACCATTTAGTGATGTCTTGAACTGGAATGCTTTTTCTGTGAAGGTGGCTGTGGAAGACATACCGAACATCAAGAAGATACTGATGAGTATTTCTCAGACTCAGTATTTGAGAATGCAGAGGAGAGTGAAACAAGTTCAAAGGCATTTTGTGATGAATGGACCTTCAAAAAGATTTGATCTTTTTCACATGATTGTTCATTCTATTTGGCTAAGAAGATTGAATATAAGAGTTTAG
- the LOC138337542 gene encoding uncharacterized mitochondrial protein AtMg00810-like yields MVTVRTIVSLAAARHWHIHQMNVFNAFLQGDLDDEIYMQLPQGFVGQGEKSEEGIILVLIYVDDMLITGSSLKLIEDTKKALQQAFKMKDLVVLKYFIGIEFTRSAAGILMHQRKYTLELIAEVGLTAAKPAGTPIDINVKLTSKLYDEHVKKAESDEPLIDQTTYQKIIGKLLYLNMTRPDISFSTQTLSQFLQQPKRSHLDAALRVIRYLKKQSGQGLLLASDSDGQVTAFCDVDWASCPLTRKSVTGYMVKIGRSLTSWKAKKQTTVSRSSAEAEYKSLASTVSELIWLLGLLKEVGTKVQVPVQVYSDSQGCYSNSCQSSIP; encoded by the exons ATGGTGACAGTCAGAACCATTGTCTCTCTTGCAGCAGCTAGGCATTGGCATATTCATCAGATGAATGTATTCAATGCTTTCCTTCAAGGTGATTTGGATGATGAGATTTATATGCAACTACCTCAGGGATTTGTTGGTCAGGGGGAGAAA TCAGAAGAAGGAATTATATTAGTGttgatttatgttgatgacatgctaaTTACTGGCAGCAGTCTTAAACTAATAGAAGACACAAAAAAGGCACTACAACAAGCATTCAAGATGAAGGATTTAGTAGtattaaaatactttatagGCATTGAGTTTACCAGATCAGCAGCTGGCATATTGATGCATCAAAGGAAGTATACACTGGAACTTATAGCTGAGGTTGGATTGACAGCAGCTAAGCCTGCAGGAACACCTATTGACATCAATGTCAAACTAACATCTAAACTATATGATGAGCATGTGAAGAAAGCAGAATCAGATGAACCTTTGATTGATCAAACAACATATCAAAAGATAATAGGCAAGCTGTTGTATTTGAATATGACAAGACCAGATATATCATTCAGTACTCAGACATTGAGTCAATTTTTACAGCAACCAAAAAGGTCTCATCTGGATGCTGCATTAAGGGTGATCAGATACCTAAAGAAACAATCTGGTCAAGGACTGTTGTTGGCAAGTGATTCAGATGGACAAGTTACTGCATTCTGTGATGTTGATTGGGCATCTTGTCCACTCACTAGGAAGTCTGTGACAGGGTATATGGTTAAGATTGGTAGATCATTAACATCATGGAAGGCAAAGAAGCAAACAACAGTATCAAGAAGCTcagctgaagctgagtataAAAGCTTGGCTTCAACTGTTTCAGAATTGATATGGCTGCTTGGATTGTTGAAGGAAGTAGGCACTAAAGTTCAAGTACCAGTTCAAGTTTACAGTGACAGCCAAGGCTGCTATTCAAATAGCTGCCAATCCAGTATACCATGA
- the LOC101243802 gene encoding uncharacterized membrane protein At3g27390: MEVPVGFLAKLWSFISFLPFFFLFFLLGVLKGLVIGPIVTVIISVGNSAVVIGLWPAHFIWTYYCVAKSKRLGWVLKIALLVSLPVPLTLWPIVAIIGSLIGGIGYGFLAPLIATFEAIGESITSKIYHCFADGCISTLKGSCTVVRDFTDFCFHSYFSYMDELSEEIYPDEKPIEVKLSKLPSCILVSLLAIPVDVPIITALALWKSPFMLFRGWKRLLEDLIGREGPFLETVCVPFAGLAIFLWPLAVVGSVVASFFSSFALALYSGIVVHQEDSFRMGLAYILAAVSIFDEYTNDLLDMREGSCFMRPKYRRNMSSSGGLESKMSIEQRNEKEKEGSRSSKLVSHGSRTLKQAIQQYTPMHVWGWLFKSCEVNGRILLREGFIDVKDIDQCIVKGDCKKLGIKLPAWSILQCLLASAKSNSQGLLISDEVELTKSNWPKDKVFEWFLAPLLVIKEQIKTLQLGEDEEISLRKLIMCYKNERPEEWDNTGFPSTDTVRRAQLQAVIRRLQGIVGSFSRVPTFRRRFKNLVKVLYLEAIQTGLIAETDGGSSRAGNRNRRQRVNGDKKNTDDNGEQNDQSSRDGDSIV; encoded by the exons atggaAGTACCAGTAGGGTTCTTGGCTAAGCTTTGGAGCTTTATATCTTTtcttcctttcttcttcttgttcttcctTCTTGGTGTTCTCAAAG GATTAGTAATTGGCCCCATTGTGACAGTCATCATATCAGTTGGAAATTCAGCAGTTGTAATTGGGCTATGGCCTGCACATTTTATCTGGACCTACTACTGTGTAGCAAA AAGCAAGAGACTTGGATGGGTTTTGAAGATTGCGTTACTGGTATCATTGCCAGTTCCTCTGACTCTTTGGCCCATAGTAGCCATTATTGGAAGTCTTATAGGTGGGATAGGGTACGGTTTTCTTGCTCCTTTGATTGCAACTTTTGAGGCTATTGGAGAGAGTATCACTAGCAAGATTTACCACTGCTTCGCG GATGGTTGCATTTCCACTCTTAAAGGGAGCTGCACAGTAGTTCGAGACTTTACAGACTTTTGCTTCCACTCTTACTTTTCTTATATGGACGAGCTTTCGGAGGAAATATATCCAGATGAGAAACCTATAGAAGTGAA GTTGTCAAAGCTGCCAAGTTGCATTTTGGTTTCTCTGCTTGCGATTCCAGTGGATGTACCCATTATTACAGCTCTTGCTCTTTGGAAGAGCCCATTCATGCTGTTCCGGGGCTGGAAGAGGCTACTAGAAGACTTAATTGGTAGAGAAGGCCCATTTTTGGAGACTGTTTGTGTACCTTTTGCTGGCCTTGCAATCTTTTTGTGGCCTTTAGCTGTTGTTGGATCCGTGGTAGCATCCTTCTTTTCAAGTTTTGCTCTTGCACTTTACAGTGGGATTGTGGTTCATCAG GAAGACTCGTTTCGCATGGGACTTGCATACATCCTAGCAGCTGTTTCCATATTTGACGAATACACAAACGACCTACTTGACATGAGGGAAGGGTCATGCTTCATGAG GCCTAAATATAGAAGAAATATGAGCTCCTCTGGAGGCCTTGAGAGTAAGATGTCAATTGAGCagagaaatgaaaaagaaaaagaaggatcacGCAGTTCGAAGCTTGTTTCGCATGGATCAAGAACCCTGAAACAAGCAATCCAACAATATACGCCCATGCAT GTATGGGGTTGGCTCTTTAAATCCTGTGAGGTCAATGGCAGAATACTCCTACGAGAAGGATTTATAGATGTCAAAGATATTGACCAATGTATTGTCAAGGGGGACTGTAAGAAGTTAGGTATCAAATTGCCTGCTTGGTCCATTCTACAGTGTCTGCTTGCATCTGCAAAATCCAACTCTCAGGGCCTACTAATTT CTGATGAAGTGGAACTGACAAAGTCTAACTGGCCAAAGGATAAAGTGTTCGAGTGGTTCCTTGCGCCGCTCTTAGTCATTAAGGAGCAGATAAAAACACTACAATTAGGAGAAGACGAGGAAATCAGTCTGAGGAAGTTGATAATGTGTTACAAAAACGAAAGGCCAGAGGAATGGGACAACACTGGATTTCCATCCACCGATACTGTGAGGAGAGCACAATTGCAAGCTGTTATTAGGAG GTTGCAGGGGATTGTTGGTTCATTTTCTCGGGTACCGACATTTAGAAGACGCTTCAAGAATTTGGTGAAGGTGTTATATTTGGAAGCAATCCAGACTGGTCTTATTGCGGAAACTGATGGTGGAAGCTCAAGAGCTGGAAACAGAAATAGGCGTCAACGCGTAAATGGGGATAAGAAAAATACAGATGATAACGGAGAGCAAAACGATCAAAGCAGCCGAGATGGTGATAGTATTGTGTGA